A segment of the Streptomyces sp. NBC_00376 genome:
GGGTCGGCTGTGCGCCGAAGTGCACGGCGAGGGTGCTTGAACCCATGCCGTCCGGACCGTGCACCAGGGCGAGCCGGGGCCGCCCGTCCGGACGGCGGGACGCCTCCCGCTGGAGTTGCTTCAGCGCCTCCTTGCGATCCGTGAAGAACCTTATGGAGGCGGGGAGGTTCGACCGCGCGGCCCGGACCGGGGCGGGCTCGCGTCGCATGTGGGTGGCGAAAGCGGTCCAGGAGGCGGCGAGTTGCGGATCGGTACGGATCCGGTCGTGGACCATGCGGGCCACGTCGTCCCGTTCGTCCGGGGCCTCGGGCGCGGGGACCTCGCGGCCGACGATTCTCCGCACGACACCACCGGTGGATTCCCAGGCCCATTTGCCGGCCTCGTTGGCCATCCCCGAGCCGACCGCACCGAGCACCGCCGAAATCGCCGCCACCGAAGTGGGATCGAGCATGTCGCGCACTCCTCGTTCCCGGTGTTCCGCGCGATGCGCCCTCCCCGGCACCGTCGCTGTCACCGTGCGGATCAACGTTAGCGTCAGAGGGGCCGATCTCCTCCGGGCATCGCGGGGTGATCGCCGTCCTGGCGTGCGCCAACCGTCCAACTGTCCTGAAAGCGACCTTTCGTAGACGTCGACGTCCGGTTCATCGCCGCCCTTCGCCACCCTTGTGCCGACGCGGTCGAAGGGGCGCCGAGTGTGTTCACCGGCCGCCGCGTCATGATGGATGTCTTGGATATCCTGGCGGTTGTTCCAGGTCGTCACGGCGAGCCCCGTCGGCCGTCGGCGCACGGGCCGGGGCCCGTCGAGGGGAGTATCGGTGCAGGGAACAGCCGCAGGCCGGGGTTCGCCCAGGAAGGCCGAGCAGGCGTGGCAGCAGGCAGTGGCCCTGCTGAACCAGGGCAATGAAGCGGCAGCCGCCGAACGGTTCTCGTTCGCCGCCGCGCACGATCCTCTGGCCGCGGACGCATGGCTGGGGCTGCATGCGACCGGGCAGCGTCAGAAGGAGGCGCTGGACGGCATGGTCCGGGCGTCCGGCTTCTTCGGCGCGTTGCGTTCGAAGTTCGGGATGCCGCTGCGGTCCCGGTTCCAGCTCGGCCACTACGTCACGTTCCGGCTGGAGAACGCCCGTGACCTGTGGGTGGCGGCCATGACCTCGCTGCTGGACGCCGGCAAGCTCGACGAGGCCTGGGCCGGGCTGTCCACGGCCCAACTGGACTGCGACGAGACCCGGTTCGTCTGTACGCGGTACGCCTTCCTCAAGGAGGACTGGGCCCTCGTGCTCCGTTTCGCCCCGGGCATCCGTGACGCGTTCCTGCACGACGAGGCGCAGCTGTACGTGGGGGCGGCGCTGTTCGCGCAGGGGGTCTGCCACGAGGCCCTGAACGTGCTGGCGGAGCTGCCGAAGAAGCTGGAGACGGGGAGCCGTTTCGACGCGGAGGTCAAGTACTTCATGGGCCGGTCCCTGGAGTCGCTGGGCCGGCCGGAGGAGGCGCTGAAGCGGTACCAGTACGCGTTCCGGTGTGCGCCGAACCTCTTGGACGTGAACGTAAGGGCGCAGGCACGTTCCACGGCTCCGACGGCTTCGTCCGTGGCCGGGGAGTCCCCCGCGCCTTCGTCCCCGCCCCCCTCCCCGGAGGGGCCCCCGCCGCCCCGCACGGCCGCGCCCTCCCCCGTACCCGCTGCACCCGCTGCCCCGGTGGCCGCTCCGGGCGCCGGGCCGGACTCCGCATCGGCGGAGACGGACGGGACGGGCGGGCTGTCGCGGGAGGAGATGGCGCGCCTGCTCGCGGAGGCCCAGCAGGCGCTGGACGGCATGATCGGTCTGGAGCCGGTGAAGCGGCAGGTGCTCACGCTGATCGCACAGCTGCGCATGGCGGCACTCCGCGAGGAGCAGGGCCTGCCCAGCGGCGCCCGGCCCCGGCACTTCGTCTTCGCGGGACCGCCCGGCACCGGCAAGACCACCGTCGCCCGCATCATCGGCAAGGTCTTCGCCGGGCTGGGGCTGCTGCGGTCCGGCCATGTCATCGAGGCCCAGCGCGTCGACCTCGTCGGGCAGCACCTCGGCTCGACCGCGATCAAGACCAGCAAGGTCATCGACTCCGCCCTGAACGGCGTGCTGTTCATCGACGAGGCGTACGCCCTGTCCAACAGCGGGTACAGCGGTGGCGACGCGTTCGGCGACGAGGCGCTCCAGGTGCTCCTGAAGCGGGCCGAGGACGACCGGGACCGGCTCGTCGTCGTACTGGCCGGATACCGCGAGGAGATGACCGGTCTGCTCGCCGCCAACCCGGGCCTGGTGTCCCGGTTCAACACCCGCGTCGACTTCCCCTCCTACTCCGCCCAGGAACTGCTCCTGATCGCCCGGTCCGTCCTGTCCGGCCAGGGCGACGAACCCGACGAGGGGGCGGCGGCCGCACTCGGCTCGTTCTTCGCCTCGGCCGTGGACGGAGGCATGGCCGACACCCTGGGCAACGCCCGCTTCGCCCGCGAGCTCTGCCAGAAGGCCGCCGCGCAACGGGATCTGCGTCTGTACGCCGAACACTCGGGCGGGACGACGCCCACCAGGCAGGAGATCGTCACCGTACTCACCGAGGATGTGACGGCGGCCCACCAGGAGCTCATGGAGTCCCACGGGAACCCGGCGTAGGGCGGGCCTGTCCGGCGGATCAGGGTGCCTTGAACAGCCCGGGGAAACGGGGTGCGAGCCAGGGCTTGCGGCCCCAGGCGAACACCCGGCCCCGGGCCATGGCGCCCCATGGGTCGACGCGGCCGAGCGCCATCAGGAAGAAGGTGACCGGCTCGATGAGGATGGTGCAGTCCGGGCGGACCGGCGGCCGGGAAGTGACGGTCACGGCGCCGTCGGTGAACGTGACGCCGAATCGGGCGCCGCCCCACAGCCGGATCGCGTAGCCGGCGGTGAGCCCTGCGGTGGTGGTGGCATCGGTGACCCGGGGCATCGCCGTGATCAGGAACGGCAGGGACAGTTCGACGCGTGTGCGGTCGATCATGTGCCGACGGCCCCGCGCCCGGGCGAGGTCGTAGCCGTGGCCGAGCATGTGCGTCAGCAGGTACGAGCCCAGCACCGCCCGGCTCATCGACCCCAGCGGCGTGGCCACGTTCCCGGCCGCACCGTCGGCCCCGGTGCCGTCCGTCGCGCACCGCCCCACGGCGGCGAGGTAGGCGTCCGTGTGCGCCACGATCATCTCCGCCAGCGGCTCGGCGGCCCGCTCGTCGAACTCCGCGAGCGCACGCTCGTTGGCGGCGGCCAGGCTCTGCGGCGTCCCGTCCCCGTACCGGCGTTCCCGCCCGGCCGCGAGGTCGGCCATCAGCTCGTTGGCCTGCGCCAGATGTGCCGCGGCCTCCCCGACGGTCCACTCCGACCGGGGCACCGGAACGCCGGTGTCGGCGAACCCGCGGACCACCGCCGCGATCTCCTCGGCGGTGGACCGCAGAGCGTCGCCGAGCCCTTCGGGCAGTGTGCCCCGTGCGTCGCGTCCGGTCACTGGTTCCACGCTTCTCCCTACCTCGGCCGAACCCGCTCCGGCCGAACCCGCTGCGCCGAACTTACCCATTCGTACGGTCGTGGCAAGTCTGAGGGCATCCAATGTCTACCCACGGGTAACTGCCCCTGCTTTGATGGGTGGCACCGTCTTCCGCCCCCTCCCCCCACACGAGGAGATCCTGTGCCGAATCCCGCGATCCGCCGCATCTCCGGCGCGACCCTGGCTGCCGCGCTCGCCGCGGCGACGCTGGCCGCCAACGCACCGCAGGCATCGGCGGCCGAGACTCCGTCGCTGCGCGTCCTCACGTACAACACGTTCATCTTCAGCAAGACGCTGTACCCGAACTGGGGCCAGGACCACCGTGCCGCGGAGATACCGAAGACGTCGTTCTTCCAGGACAATGACGTCGTCGTGCTGGAGGAGGCCTTCGACAACTCCGCCTCCGACGCCCTGCTGCGCAACGCGTCCGCCCAGTACCCGTACCAGACCCCCGTGGTGGGCCGGAGCAAGAGCGGCTGGGACGCGACCAGCGGGGCGTACTCGGCGGTGACTCCGGAGGACGGGGGTGTCACCGTGCTGAGCAAGTGGCCCGTCGTCCGCAAGGAGCAGCACATCTACAAGGACGCCTGCGGCAGCGACAGCTGGTCCAACAAGGGGTTCGCCTACGTCGAGCTGAATGTCGGCGGCGCACGGGTCCATGTCGTGGGAACCCACACGCAGTCGACCGACTCCGGCTGCAAGGCGGGCGAGGCCGCCGCCAAGCGCAGCCTGCAGTTCAAGCAGATCGACGCCTTCCTGGACGCCAAGAACATTCCGGCCTCCGAACAGGTCATCGTGGCCGGGGACTTCAACGTCGACTCGCACTCCTCCGAGTACGCCTCGATGCTCACCGACGCGGGACTGACCGCGGCCGACGCCCGCACCGGGCACCCGTACTCCTTCGACACCCAGGACAACTCGATCGCCGCCGACCGCTACCCCGACGATCCCCGCGAGGACCTCGACTACGTGCTGCACCGCGCCGGGCACGCGAAGCCGTCCGGGTGGACGAACGAGGTGGTCAAGGAGAAGAGCGCGCCCTGGACCGTGTCCAGTTGGGGCACGAGCTACACGTACACCAATCTCTCCGACCACTACCCGGTGGTCGCGTCGGTGCGGTAGCGGTACCGGCACCGCGCGTTCAGGAGCGAGCCGGCTCCCGGCCTCGGTGCGGACTCCCCCGCACCGCGGTGGTCCGGCTCGCGCAATCCGGCGCCATGAACGGTCTCTTCGTGGTCATCTACGATCGTTCGCGTGTGCGCAAACGTCATGGTCGCCGAAGACGACGAGAAACAGGCCGAACTCGTACGCCGCTACCTCGAACACGAGGGCCACACCGTCACGGTCGTCGGTGACGGCCTCGCGGCGCTCGCCGAGGTCCGGCACCGGGAGCCCGATCTGCTGGTGCTCGATGTGATGATGCCGCGGGCCGACGGTCTGGACGTGGTACGTGTGCTGCGCGCCGAGCACCGGGAGCTGCCGGTGCTGATGCTGACGGCCCGCAGCACCGAGGACGACCTGCTGCTGGGGCTGGATCTCGGCGCGGACGACTACATGACCAAGCCGTACAGCCCGCGTGAACTGATGGCCCGGGTACGGACCCTGCTGCGGCGCAGCCGACGGAGCGTGGAGGGCGCCGGGACCGCCGCGGACCAGGCGCTGAGAGTCGGTGCGCTCGTCGTCGACCCGGACCGGCACGAGGTGTCCGTGGAGGGCCGGCCGGTCGACTGCACACCCGGTGAGTTCCGGATCCTCGCCGCCATGGCGACCGAGCCCGACCGGGTCTTCACCCGGCAGCGGCTCCTGGAGGAGCTGCACGGCTTCGACCGGTACATCAGCTTCCGCACGGTCGACGTGCACGTCATGAACCTGCGCAAGAAGATCGAACCCGCACCGCGCCGGCCCGCCCGGCTGCTCACCGTCTTCGGTGTCGGCTACAAGCTGACGGACCCGGCGAGGAACGCTTCGCGTGCCTCGTGACCGGCGGACCCGGCCGCCGCTCCGCAAGAGCCTGTTCGTCCGGCTGCTGGCGGTGTCCGCGCTGGTGGCCGCCTGTTCGGTGGCCGCCACGGCCTGGATCGCCGTACAGACCACCTCCGGCGCCATCAGACAGGAGCAGGGCCAGAACCTCACCGCCGACGCCCGGATCTACGACAGCCTGCTCGGTTACGCGGCGGGCCATCCCACCTGGGAGGGCGTCGACAGCACGGTGCGCGAACTGGCGCGGCAGTCCGGCCGGCGGATCGCGCTCACCACCGAGCAGCGCCGCCCGCTGGCCGATTCCGCCTCCCGGTCGTCACCGCCCGCGCTGCCGCCCCAGGCGTCGGCGATCGTCGACCCGCTGTCCGTGGACACGGCCCTTTCCCGGACGGCCGACCGGACGGGTGGCGCGGCCGACCGGGTCGACCCACGTGCGGTCGGTCCGTTCCGGTTGCCCACCGCCGAACGTACGGCGTTGCAGCGCGCCGCCGAACGGAACGCGGAGTGCCTGAACCGGGTCGGGATCGCTGCGGACGTCGTCCGCGGCCCGAGCGGACGCCCGCGGGTGCAGGTCGTGGGCAATGACCCCGACCGCGTTCAGGACACCCGGTGCGCGTCCGAGGACCTGGACACCCCGACCACGACCGAACGGAAGGCCCTGGCCACCCTCAATGAACTCGCCGACGCCTGCCTGAAGCGCCAGAACCGCACGGGCATACAGCTCAACCTGGACCTGTCCTGGGGCGACGGCTCCGCGCCGAAGGCCGCCGCGGGTGTCTCAGCCGCGGTTCCCGTCCCTGTGCCGAGCGTCCGGACCGGCGAGGACGACCGTGCCGCCGCCTCGTGCGTGGACACGGCCCGCCGGGAACAGCTCGGTTCCTATGTCGCCTCGCCCGCGCTGCTGTTCATCGGCGACGAGGGCGGCACGACCGTTCCCGGCTTCGACCTCTCCCCCGCCAACACCGCGAAGATCGCGGGCGCCGCGGCACTCGTCCTCGCGCTCACCGTCGGAGCGACGGTGCTCGCCGGATCCCGGCTCGTACGGCCGCTGCACGCCCTGACGGGCGCGGCGCAGCGGATGCGGGACGGGGAGGACTCCGCGCCCGTGCAGGTCACCGACGACAGCGAGATCGGCCGGCTCGCCGCGGCCTTCAACGACATGGCCGACCACCGCGCGCGCCTGGAGACGCAGCGCAAGGACATGGTCAGCGATGTCGCCCACGAACTGCGGACCCCGCTGAGCAACATCCGGGGCTGGCTGGAGGCGGCCCAGGACGGCCTGGCGGAGCCCGACCCGGCGTTCATCGCCTCGCTGCACACGGAGGCCGTTCAACTCCAGCACATCATCGACGACCTCCAGGACCTCGCCGCGGCGGACGCGGGCGCGTTGCGTCTGCACCCCGAACCGGTACGCGTCGAGGACGTGCTCGCACAGGTGGCCGCGGCACACCAGGCACGGGCGGAGACCGCCGGGGTGACGCTCACGGCGCTCCCGGCGATGGCCGACGCCCCCTCCCCCGCGTTGTGGGCCGACCCGGTCCGGCTGCGCCAGGCCATCGGCAACCTGGTCGCCAACGCCGTGCGGCACACCCCGTCGGGCGGACGTGTGACGGTGCGCGCGTACGGGGCGTCGTCCGCGACGGCGCCCGGTGGGGAAGTCGTGGTCGAGGTCGCGGACACCGGCAGCGGCATCTCGGCCGAGCACCTGCCACACGTCTTCGACCGCTTCTGGCGCGCCGAGAAGTCACGCAGCCGCCGCACCGGGGGCAGCGGGCTGGGACTGGCGATCGTACGGAAACTGGTGGAGGCACACGGGGGTTCGGCGAGCGCGGCGAGCGTCGAGGGGAAGGGTTCGGTGTTCACACTCCGCCTGCCCACGGATGCGGCGGAAGCAGCGGGAACAGCAGAGGCAGCAGGAACCAGGAGTCCGGACGACGGGGGTCGGTACGGCCCGGACCAGGTCTGATGCGATGACCACAGCGTTCTGACAGCTTCTTCATAACTTCACGCCAGCCTGTCGGCATGCCTCGTGCCCGGTGCGGTCCAGACGCCGCGGACCAGCCATGGCGAACCGGACGCCGGGCGCCATCGAGGCCGAACTGGAATGGAGTCATCCCCATGCCCAACCGTCTGTCCCTGCGCACCGCCGTCCTCGCCGCCGTCGCGGCGGGCGCGGTGCTCGTCCCGTCCGCCGCGGCGTTCGCCGACGCCGCGCCCTCGCCGTCGGCTCCGTCCGTCGAGCGTACGGCCGCGGCAGCCGCTGCCGACAAGTCCGGCAGCGCTCC
Coding sequences within it:
- a CDS encoding AAA family ATPase; translation: MQGTAAGRGSPRKAEQAWQQAVALLNQGNEAAAAERFSFAAAHDPLAADAWLGLHATGQRQKEALDGMVRASGFFGALRSKFGMPLRSRFQLGHYVTFRLENARDLWVAAMTSLLDAGKLDEAWAGLSTAQLDCDETRFVCTRYAFLKEDWALVLRFAPGIRDAFLHDEAQLYVGAALFAQGVCHEALNVLAELPKKLETGSRFDAEVKYFMGRSLESLGRPEEALKRYQYAFRCAPNLLDVNVRAQARSTAPTASSVAGESPAPSSPPPSPEGPPPPRTAAPSPVPAAPAAPVAAPGAGPDSASAETDGTGGLSREEMARLLAEAQQALDGMIGLEPVKRQVLTLIAQLRMAALREEQGLPSGARPRHFVFAGPPGTGKTTVARIIGKVFAGLGLLRSGHVIEAQRVDLVGQHLGSTAIKTSKVIDSALNGVLFIDEAYALSNSGYSGGDAFGDEALQVLLKRAEDDRDRLVVVLAGYREEMTGLLAANPGLVSRFNTRVDFPSYSAQELLLIARSVLSGQGDEPDEGAAAALGSFFASAVDGGMADTLGNARFARELCQKAAAQRDLRLYAEHSGGTTPTRQEIVTVLTEDVTAAHQELMESHGNPA
- a CDS encoding maleylpyruvate isomerase family mycothiol-dependent enzyme encodes the protein MTGRDARGTLPEGLGDALRSTAEEIAAVVRGFADTGVPVPRSEWTVGEAAAHLAQANELMADLAAGRERRYGDGTPQSLAAANERALAEFDERAAEPLAEMIVAHTDAYLAAVGRCATDGTGADGAAGNVATPLGSMSRAVLGSYLLTHMLGHGYDLARARGRRHMIDRTRVELSLPFLITAMPRVTDATTTAGLTAGYAIRLWGGARFGVTFTDGAVTVTSRPPVRPDCTILIEPVTFFLMALGRVDPWGAMARGRVFAWGRKPWLAPRFPGLFKAP
- the sph gene encoding sphingomyelin phosphodiesterase is translated as MPNPAIRRISGATLAAALAAATLAANAPQASAAETPSLRVLTYNTFIFSKTLYPNWGQDHRAAEIPKTSFFQDNDVVVLEEAFDNSASDALLRNASAQYPYQTPVVGRSKSGWDATSGAYSAVTPEDGGVTVLSKWPVVRKEQHIYKDACGSDSWSNKGFAYVELNVGGARVHVVGTHTQSTDSGCKAGEAAAKRSLQFKQIDAFLDAKNIPASEQVIVAGDFNVDSHSSEYASMLTDAGLTAADARTGHPYSFDTQDNSIAADRYPDDPREDLDYVLHRAGHAKPSGWTNEVVKEKSAPWTVSSWGTSYTYTNLSDHYPVVASVR
- a CDS encoding response regulator transcription factor, coding for MVAEDDEKQAELVRRYLEHEGHTVTVVGDGLAALAEVRHREPDLLVLDVMMPRADGLDVVRVLRAEHRELPVLMLTARSTEDDLLLGLDLGADDYMTKPYSPRELMARVRTLLRRSRRSVEGAGTAADQALRVGALVVDPDRHEVSVEGRPVDCTPGEFRILAAMATEPDRVFTRQRLLEELHGFDRYISFRTVDVHVMNLRKKIEPAPRRPARLLTVFGVGYKLTDPARNASRAS
- a CDS encoding sensor histidine kinase; amino-acid sequence: MPRDRRTRPPLRKSLFVRLLAVSALVAACSVAATAWIAVQTTSGAIRQEQGQNLTADARIYDSLLGYAAGHPTWEGVDSTVRELARQSGRRIALTTEQRRPLADSASRSSPPALPPQASAIVDPLSVDTALSRTADRTGGAADRVDPRAVGPFRLPTAERTALQRAAERNAECLNRVGIAADVVRGPSGRPRVQVVGNDPDRVQDTRCASEDLDTPTTTERKALATLNELADACLKRQNRTGIQLNLDLSWGDGSAPKAAAGVSAAVPVPVPSVRTGEDDRAAASCVDTARREQLGSYVASPALLFIGDEGGTTVPGFDLSPANTAKIAGAAALVLALTVGATVLAGSRLVRPLHALTGAAQRMRDGEDSAPVQVTDDSEIGRLAAAFNDMADHRARLETQRKDMVSDVAHELRTPLSNIRGWLEAAQDGLAEPDPAFIASLHTEAVQLQHIIDDLQDLAAADAGALRLHPEPVRVEDVLAQVAAAHQARAETAGVTLTALPAMADAPSPALWADPVRLRQAIGNLVANAVRHTPSGGRVTVRAYGASSATAPGGEVVVEVADTGSGISAEHLPHVFDRFWRAEKSRSRRTGGSGLGLAIVRKLVEAHGGSASAASVEGKGSVFTLRLPTDAAEAAGTAEAAGTRSPDDGGRYGPDQV